In the Nakamurella alba genome, one interval contains:
- a CDS encoding LamG-like jellyroll fold domain-containing protein, with amino-acid sequence MSRHAELPARRSVLRRAAWPAVLTVALALVPMLLWSGTGAVFTSTTRNNGNTFAFATYQQAVLADAPALYLPMSDAAPANTATTTGVGDISGNSHDYAIAAPPNCTLNGGQLLTLLCNGLLGLLQPAAANFQVAGPPGIHPTPSYGTTFNFGGTCMRPPATSGTNNQVSGAAVWNAPAPVALTLEAWVSTNSLNGGLVLGYAPSQETTTSAADRTLYLTPAGLPAFAVNTPGLSAGTPAANVAVATRGGAVYTTLTSPTAIRDGAWHHLVATVQPNPAPPAGSPYPAVLTLYVDGVAAVSYQTSAAAAVAYGTGKWRVQCIQGRSSTDPAVGTAQVLGGANPYTLVGSLSAVAIYYGSAASANQALPAATVLAHYRMGSTT; translated from the coding sequence ATGTCGCGCCACGCTGAGCTCCCGGCCCGGCGGTCCGTGCTGCGGCGGGCCGCCTGGCCGGCGGTGCTCACGGTCGCCCTGGCGTTGGTGCCGATGCTGCTCTGGTCGGGTACCGGTGCCGTGTTCACCTCCACCACCCGGAACAACGGCAACACCTTCGCCTTCGCGACCTACCAACAGGCCGTGCTGGCCGATGCGCCGGCGCTCTACCTGCCGATGTCCGACGCCGCGCCGGCGAACACCGCCACCACCACCGGGGTCGGCGACATCTCCGGGAACAGCCACGACTATGCGATCGCGGCACCCCCGAACTGCACCCTCAACGGTGGCCAACTGCTGACGCTGCTGTGCAACGGGTTGCTCGGCCTGCTGCAACCGGCGGCCGCGAACTTCCAGGTCGCCGGTCCGCCGGGCATCCACCCGACCCCCTCCTACGGCACGACGTTCAACTTCGGCGGCACCTGCATGCGGCCGCCGGCCACCAGCGGGACCAACAACCAGGTCTCGGGGGCGGCGGTGTGGAACGCCCCCGCTCCGGTGGCGTTGACCCTGGAGGCCTGGGTGAGCACCAACAGTCTGAACGGGGGGCTGGTGCTCGGCTACGCACCGTCGCAGGAGACCACCACCTCCGCCGCCGACCGCACCCTCTACCTCACACCCGCCGGGCTGCCAGCCTTCGCCGTCAACACGCCCGGACTGTCCGCCGGCACCCCGGCCGCCAACGTCGCCGTTGCCACCCGCGGCGGCGCCGTCTACACCACCCTCACCAGCCCGACAGCGATCCGGGACGGCGCCTGGCACCACCTGGTCGCCACGGTCCAGCCGAATCCTGCACCGCCGGCCGGGTCGCCCTATCCGGCGGTGCTCACCCTCTACGTGGACGGCGTGGCCGCGGTCAGCTACCAGACCAGCGCCGCGGCTGCCGTGGCCTACGGGACCGGCAAGTGGCGGGTGCAGTGCATCCAGGGGAGGTCGAGCACGGACCCCGCGGTCGGCACCGCCCAGGTGCTCGGCGGCGCGAACCCCTACACACTCGTCGGGTCGCTCTCCGCGGTGGCGATCTACT
- a CDS encoding signal peptidase I: MMSSHPVHHRLSRVRGTEVGLDLLQPAPARPRRPADDRPAPRVVLPTQRRPIDEPTPDGTLRFPPSWWFRFALSQLARLYLCFLIGATLLVTLVGLLPGWSTFVVRSGSMAPKIEVGDVVIVQARDDYSKGQVVTFHNPDLAGAVTTHRISADVDGRITTKGDANSVADPLEITRADIIGTGRILVPWIGLPMVWAQQRHWVPLGVFWASVLLALVVWRSDPELSKGGRHVAPR; this comes from the coding sequence ATGATGTCCAGTCATCCGGTGCACCACCGGCTCTCCAGGGTCCGTGGGACGGAGGTGGGCCTGGACCTGCTGCAACCGGCACCCGCCCGACCACGGCGCCCGGCCGACGACCGGCCGGCACCACGGGTGGTCCTGCCCACCCAGCGCCGCCCGATCGACGAGCCGACACCCGATGGCACACTGCGCTTCCCGCCGTCGTGGTGGTTCCGGTTCGCCCTGTCCCAGCTTGCCCGGCTGTACCTGTGCTTCCTGATCGGCGCGACCCTGCTGGTCACCCTGGTCGGCCTGCTGCCGGGCTGGAGCACCTTCGTGGTGCGGTCCGGTTCGATGGCACCGAAGATCGAGGTCGGTGACGTGGTGATCGTGCAAGCACGCGACGACTACAGCAAGGGCCAGGTCGTCACCTTCCACAACCCCGATCTGGCCGGGGCCGTCACCACCCACCGGATCTCCGCCGATGTCGACGGACGGATCACCACGAAGGGCGACGCCAACTCGGTGGCCGACCCGCTGGAGATCACCCGCGCCGACATCATCGGTACCGGGCGCATTCTCGTCCCGTGGATCGGTCTGCCGATGGTCTGGGCGCAGCAGCGGCACTGGGTGCCGCTGGGAGTGTTCTGGGCCAGTGTGCTGCTGGCGCTGGTGGTCTGGCGGTCCGACCCGGAGCTGTCCAAGGGCGGACGGCATGTCGCGCCACGCTGA
- a CDS encoding SRPBCC family protein: protein MELTVRARGPVDPAEAWDRYLRPQRWSEWAPQIRRVRASADTIAPGVTGTVHGPLPGLSVDFTVDAVDPESMTWSWTVRAPFGIVLRLDHEIHPDDTGCGTSATIDGPAPVVLGYAPVARYSLGRLVTLR from the coding sequence GTGGAGCTGACCGTCCGGGCCCGCGGGCCGGTCGACCCGGCCGAGGCCTGGGACCGGTACCTGCGCCCACAGCGCTGGAGCGAATGGGCGCCGCAGATCCGCCGGGTCCGAGCTTCTGCCGACACCATCGCTCCCGGGGTGACCGGCACGGTGCACGGTCCGCTGCCCGGACTGTCCGTCGACTTCACCGTCGACGCCGTCGATCCGGAGTCGATGACGTGGTCCTGGACCGTCCGCGCCCCGTTCGGGATCGTGCTCCGACTCGACCACGAGATCCATCCGGACGACACCGGTTGCGGTACGTCCGCGACGATCGACGGCCCCGCCCCGGTCGTCCTCGGATATGCGCCGGTGGCGCGGTACTCGCTCGGCCGGTTGGTCACGCTGCGTTGA
- a CDS encoding ArsR/SmtB family transcription factor, whose amino-acid sequence MSPTERSVAAGAGGSSAAANPSGPAADPRIAGPTDVPTDPSVASADAAAVTLTGPQLRSAAETFALLATPVRLHLVWLAARGPQDVGTLARLAGVTVATASQHLAKLRGAGVVTVHHSGRHHIYAVDDPHILGLVEQIFEHIAPDGGLAPDPPPPDRGYRVAGRSRS is encoded by the coding sequence GTGAGCCCGACCGAACGCAGCGTCGCCGCCGGTGCGGGCGGGTCGTCGGCCGCCGCGAACCCGTCCGGCCCCGCCGCCGATCCCCGGATCGCCGGTCCGACGGATGTGCCGACCGATCCTTCGGTGGCCTCTGCGGATGCCGCTGCCGTCACGCTGACCGGACCCCAGTTGCGCTCGGCCGCCGAGACCTTCGCCCTCCTCGCGACGCCGGTCCGGCTGCACCTGGTCTGGCTGGCCGCCCGCGGCCCCCAGGACGTGGGCACCCTGGCCCGCCTGGCCGGCGTCACCGTCGCCACCGCCAGCCAGCACCTGGCCAAGCTCCGCGGTGCGGGGGTGGTCACCGTGCACCACTCCGGCCGACACCACATCTACGCGGTCGACGACCCGCACATCCTCGGTCTGGTCGAGCAGATCTTCGAGCACATCGCCCCCGACGGCGGCCTGGCCCCCGATCCTCCCCCCCCTGATCGTGGATATCGGGTCGCCGGTCGGTCCAGGTCGTGA
- a CDS encoding sodium:proton exchanger, whose product MTSPSIGRAHAARLTRSLGICAVLIAPAVTLRVGGIETSPLVQLLVYGAAVVAASFLLAWAAEAAQKDISGGLAIAVLALIAVLPEYAVDLFYAYRAGSDPEYVQYAAANMTGSNRLLLGLGWPVVVLVALAAAKRLHKGSTRALHLEPGNRLELGFLMVAGVVAFLMPITGQIHIGFGLAVLAWFGYYLYRLTRGEVEEPHLVGTSAALGALSRIRRRIVLPGLFVVAAAVILLCAEPFATSLVDTGTQLGVDRFLLVQWLAPLSSEAPEFIIAIIFASRGNGAAAIATLISSKVNQWTLLVGSLPIAHLLGGGGSSLVLDSRQVEEMLLTSVQTMMGVALILALRFTRASAWTLLGLFAVQFAVTGTTGRLILSGVYALIAVAALVHHRRHVVPTFLAPFRPLPADAPEERVPQVAAR is encoded by the coding sequence ATGACCTCGCCGTCCATCGGTCGTGCGCACGCAGCGCGGCTGACCCGCTCGCTCGGCATCTGCGCCGTGCTCATCGCCCCCGCCGTGACCCTGCGGGTGGGTGGCATCGAGACCTCGCCGCTGGTCCAGCTGCTGGTGTACGGCGCGGCCGTGGTCGCCGCATCCTTCCTGCTGGCCTGGGCCGCGGAGGCGGCGCAGAAGGACATCTCCGGCGGTCTGGCGATCGCCGTGCTCGCGTTGATCGCGGTGCTGCCCGAGTACGCCGTCGACCTCTTCTACGCCTACCGCGCCGGAAGCGACCCGGAGTACGTGCAGTACGCGGCCGCGAACATGACCGGATCGAACCGGCTGCTGCTCGGCCTGGGCTGGCCGGTGGTGGTGCTGGTCGCGCTGGCCGCGGCGAAGCGGCTGCACAAGGGATCGACCCGGGCCCTGCACCTGGAGCCGGGCAACCGGCTCGAGCTCGGCTTCCTGATGGTGGCCGGCGTCGTCGCCTTCCTGATGCCGATCACCGGGCAGATCCACATCGGCTTCGGCCTCGCCGTGCTCGCCTGGTTCGGCTACTACCTCTACCGACTCACCCGCGGGGAGGTCGAGGAGCCGCACCTGGTCGGCACCTCGGCCGCGCTCGGCGCGCTGTCCCGCATCCGGCGGCGGATCGTGCTGCCCGGCCTGTTCGTGGTGGCGGCTGCGGTGATCCTGCTCTGCGCCGAGCCGTTCGCCACCAGCCTGGTGGACACCGGCACCCAGCTCGGCGTCGACCGGTTCCTGCTGGTGCAGTGGCTGGCGCCGCTCTCCTCCGAGGCGCCGGAGTTCATCATCGCGATCATCTTCGCCAGCCGCGGGAACGGCGCGGCGGCGATCGCCACCCTGATCTCCTCGAAGGTGAACCAGTGGACGCTGCTGGTCGGCTCGCTGCCGATCGCGCACCTGCTGGGTGGCGGCGGGTCCTCGCTGGTGCTCGACTCCCGGCAGGTCGAGGAGATGCTCCTGACCTCGGTGCAGACGATGATGGGCGTCGCGTTGATCCTGGCGCTGCGGTTCACCCGGGCGTCGGCCTGGACGTTGCTGGGACTGTTCGCCGTGCAGTTCGCCGTCACCGGCACCACCGGCCGGCTGATCCTCTCCGGCGTGTATGCGCTGATCGCCGTCGCCGCGTTGGTGCACCACCGGCGGCACGTGGTTCCGACCTTCCTCGCCCCGTTCCGGCCGCTGCCGGCCGATGCGCCGGAGGAGCGGGTCCCCCAGGTCGCAGCACGCTGA